The Brachionichthys hirsutus isolate HB-005 chromosome 3, CSIRO-AGI_Bhir_v1, whole genome shotgun sequence genome has a window encoding:
- the galnt1 gene encoding polypeptide N-acetylgalactosaminyltransferase 1, whose translation MRRFAYCKVVLATSLVWVMLDMFILLYFSECNKCDDKKERGLPGREDTLIRPRDGPGEGGKPVVIPKENQDKMKERFKINQFNLMASEMIALNRSLPDVRLDGCKNKLYPDNLPRTSVVIVFHNEAWSTLLRTVHSVIDRSPHTLLEEIVLVDDASERDFLKRPLEQYVRRLEVPVRVVRMEQRSGLIRARLKGASLSTGQVITFLDAHCECTTGWLEPLLARIKQDKRTVVCPIIDVISDDTFEYMAGSDMTYGGFNWKLNFRWYPVPQREMDRRKGDRTLPVRTPTMAGGLFSIDRDYFQEIGTYDAGMDIWGGENLEISFRIWQCGGTLEIVTCSHVGHVFRKATPYTFPGGTGQIINKNNRRLAEVWMDEFKNFFYIISPGVTKVDYGDITARSALRQKLQCKPFSWYLENVYPDSQIPRHYYSLGEIRNVETNQCLDNMARKENEKVGIFNCHGMGGNQVFSYTANKEIRTDDLCLDVSKLNGPVMMLKCHHLKGNQLWEYDPVKLTLIHVNSNQCLDKASEEDSQVPSVRDCTHTRSQQWLLRNVTLPEVF comes from the exons ATGAGGAGGTTCGCCTACTGTAAGGTGGTTTTAGCCACCTCTCTGGTGTGGGTGATGCTGGACATGTTCATCCTACTTTACTTCAGCGAGTGCAACAAGTGTGATGACAAAAAGGAGAGAGGACTGCCGGGGAGAGAag ATACCCTGATCAGGCCGCGGGACGGACCTGGCGAAGGCGGGAAGCCTGTGGTGATCCCTAAAGAGAACCAAGATAAGATGAAGGAGAGGTTCAAAATCAACCAGTTCAACCTCATGGCATCTGAGATGATTGCTCTCAATCGGTCACTGCCGGATGTTCGCCTCGACGG GTGCAAGAATAAATTATACCCAGATAATCTTCCTCGTACCAGCGTGGTGATTGTTTTTCACAATGAGGCATGGAGCACACTGCTGCGAACCGTGCACTCCGTTATCGACCGCTCCCCACACACGCTGCTGGAAGAGATCGTCCTGGTGGACGATGCCAGCGAgcgag ATTTCCTGAAGCGACCGTTGGAGCAGTACGTCAGAAGACTGGAAGTCCCTGTCAGGGTGGTGAGGATGGAGCAGCGGTCCGGACTCATTCGCGCTCGCCTTAAGGGAGCGTCTCTCTCCACAGGCCAG GTCATAACCTTCCTAGATGCTCATTGTGAATGCACAACAGGGTGGCTGGAGCCTCTGCTCGCCCGCATCAAACAGGACAA gAGAACGGTCGTGTGCCCCATCATCGATGTGATCAGCGACGATACGTTTGAATACATGGCAGGGTCTGACATGACGTACGGGGGCTTCAACTGGAAGCTCAACTTCCGCTGGTACCCTGTGCCCCAGAGAGAGATGGACCGCCGCAAAGGAGACCGCACACTTCCTGTCAG GACTCCCACTATGGCAGGCGGCTTGTTCTCCATAGACAGGGATTATTTCCAGGAGATCGGCACATATGACGCAGGAATGGACATCTGGGGCGGAGAGAACCTGGAAATCTCTTTCAGG ATTTGGCAGTGCGGCGGGACGTTGGAGATTGTCACGTGCTCTCACGTTGGGCACGTGTTCAGAAAGGCCACGCCCTACACGTTTCCTGGAGGAACGGGACAGATCATCAACAAAAACAACCGACGCCTAGCAGAAGTCTGGATGGATGAATTCAAAAACTTCTTCTACATTATCTCTcctg GCGTGACCAAAGTTGATTACGGGGACATCACGGCTCGCTCAGCTCTTAGACAGAAGCTTCAATGTAAACCATTCAGCTGGTACCTGGAGAACGTCTACCCCGACTCCCAGATCCCCAGGCACTACTACTCCCTGGgagag ATCCGTAACGTGGAGACGAACCAATGCCTGGACAACATGGCCCGGAAGGAGAACGAGAAAGTCGGCATCTTCAACTGCCATGGCATGGGAGGCAACCAG GTTTTCTCCTACACGGCCAATAAGGAGATCAGGACGGACGACTTGTGTCTGGATGTGTCCAAACTAAACGGACCTGTCATGATGCTGAAGTGCCATCACCTCAAAGGAAACCAGCTCTGGGAGTACGACCCTGTG AAGCTCACCCTGATCCACGTCAACAGCAACCAGTGTCTGGACAAGGCGAGCGAGGAGGACAGCCAGGTGCCGAGCGTCAGAgactgcacacacactcgctcccAGCAGTGGCTGCTACGCAACGTCACTCTACCAGAGGTCTTCTGA